GGAAAGTCAAAAACCAGCGCGCCCGGACGAACCGACCAAGGCACATTCAGCACACCGGCGATGGCCTCAACCAATGGGCCGTTGGCCACATTGCAGCCGCTCGCCAGATTGTAGAGATCGTGTTTCCCGTCGCGCAACATGGCGACCAGCATCGGCACCACATCGGCCACGTGGATGTAATCCTTGCCCGAATCAGCCGCCGTGCCCAGCTCGATGGCACCACGCTCAAGGCCTTCCAGGATCAGGCTGGCCAAAAAGTTGCGCGAACTGAAATCCGGGCCATAGACATTCGACATCCGGACCACCTTGACGCCGGGACGCCGGGCATTGAAACACAGGCTTTCCCCCAGCAGTTTGGACAGGTTGTAGAGGTCGCTCATCGGGCGCGGCTGGACGATCATCGATGCGTCCTCGGCCGTGCCGCCGTAATCGCCGTAAACACGGGTGCTCGACAGGTAGATCAGGCGCTCGAAGCGGGCTTGGCTCAAGATACTGGCGAGATAAGAGACATGGGCCTCGACCGTCTCGAACGGGCGCTCGCGAAAATCCGAGGTCATTCCGATGCAGTAATAAACATCACCGAGCGGACGCTCGAAGATCGCCGCATCGCCCCGCACCGGCGCCCAGACCGACTCTTCCTGCAGTTGAAAATGCTTGACCAGACTAGAGCCGACAAAGCCCGT
The sequence above is drawn from the Dechloromonas sp. TW-R-39-2 genome and encodes:
- a CDS encoding NAD(P)-dependent oxidoreductase — protein: MSAALNTVLGATGFVGSSLVKHFQLQEESVWAPVRGDAAIFERPLGDVYYCIGMTSDFRERPFETVEAHVSYLASILSQARFERLIYLSSTRVYGDYGGTAEDASMIVQPRPMSDLYNLSKLLGESLCFNARRPGVKVVRMSNVYGPDFSSRNFLASLILEGLERGAIELGTAADSGKDYIHVADVVPMLVAMLRDGKHDLYNLASGCNVANGPLVEAIAGVLNVPWSVRPGALVFDFPAIDVRRLHAEFPFNPRSALDDVPELCALYAESLQ